The Ruania alba genome window below encodes:
- a CDS encoding Fic family protein: MQVARFDNAASEVLGDREIAPISAVLLRSESAASSQIENITVGARQLALAELGEEASANARLVSGNVSAIQAALNRASDISTETIVEMHAALMARQTLHTGGTWRTQQVWIGGDAAGPHRATFVPPHHSRVQAAMDDLVTFTARTDLPAFVHAAIAHAQFETIHPFTDGNGRTGRALVHAMVRRSGLSRRVTVPISAGLLTDTADYVRTLTAYREGDLAPLLVGMIEATFRALANGHQLLADIHEIDSRWREAITARRGAAVWRTIDVLIGQPVVTVRHIQAQLGVSAHTAQAAIDALESVGILTQAVAGRRRNRTWHAREVTQALDAFAERAGRRT, from the coding sequence GTGCAGGTCGCACGCTTCGACAACGCCGCCTCCGAGGTTCTCGGCGACCGGGAGATCGCCCCGATCAGCGCGGTACTGCTGCGCTCGGAGTCGGCGGCCTCCTCACAGATCGAGAACATCACCGTCGGCGCCCGCCAGCTCGCCCTCGCCGAACTCGGTGAGGAGGCCAGTGCCAACGCACGCCTGGTCTCCGGCAATGTCTCGGCGATACAGGCCGCTCTGAATCGTGCCAGCGACATCTCCACTGAGACCATCGTGGAGATGCACGCTGCGCTGATGGCGAGGCAGACGCTCCATACCGGAGGCACGTGGCGGACTCAGCAGGTGTGGATCGGCGGCGACGCCGCGGGGCCACACCGCGCCACCTTCGTTCCCCCTCATCACAGCCGCGTCCAGGCTGCGATGGATGATCTGGTCACGTTCACCGCTCGTACCGATCTCCCTGCATTCGTGCATGCGGCGATCGCGCACGCTCAGTTCGAGACCATCCACCCCTTCACCGACGGCAATGGGCGCACAGGCCGGGCGCTCGTGCATGCCATGGTCCGGCGTTCGGGACTTTCACGTCGCGTCACCGTGCCCATCTCCGCAGGACTGCTCACCGACACCGCAGACTACGTGAGAACCCTGACCGCATATCGCGAAGGCGATCTTGCTCCCCTGCTGGTAGGGATGATCGAAGCCACCTTCCGGGCGCTGGCCAACGGCCATCAGCTTCTCGCCGACATCCATGAGATCGACTCACGGTGGCGGGAAGCGATCACGGCACGTCGCGGTGCCGCCGTCTGGCGCACCATCGACGTGCTCATCGGCCAACCGGTCGTGACAGTGCGGCACATCCAGGCACAACTCGGCGTTTCCGCCCACACCGCACAGGCCGCCATCGACGCGCTCGAGTCGGTCGGCATCCTCACCCAAGCGGTCGCGGGCCGCCGCCGCAACCGCACGTGGCACGCCCGCGAGGTGACTCAAGCCCTCGACGCGTTCGCGGAACGGGCGGGCCGGCGCACGTGA
- a CDS encoding glycine C-acetyltransferase: protein MYAIAGELQAELDELRSAGLYKQERAISSPQSAHVLAGAPDGGPSAGSQGAPAEVLNFCANNYLGLADHPDILAAAHRALDERGFGMASVRFICGTQDLHLELERRVSGFLGTDGTILFSSCFDANGGVFETLLGPEDAVISDELNHASIIDGIRLCKARRYRYANRDMTDLAARLEEARSTGARRVLVVTDGVFSMDGYLAPLEQICDLAEQHQALVMVDDSHAVGFMGATGAGTPEHAGVADRVDILTGTFGKALGGASGGYVAGRAEIVDLLRQRARPYLFSNSLAPSIVAATLTALDLVSGAGELRERLAANAAQFRERMTAEGFDLLPGEHPIVPVMFGDASVAVAVAEAMLTRGVYVTAFSFPVVPRGKARIRVQLSAAHTPEDVEACVTAFVTARDAARAAH, encoded by the coding sequence ATGTACGCGATCGCTGGAGAACTGCAGGCCGAGCTGGACGAGCTCCGCTCGGCCGGCCTGTACAAACAGGAACGGGCGATCTCCTCGCCCCAGTCCGCGCACGTGCTGGCCGGAGCGCCCGACGGCGGCCCTTCCGCAGGCAGTCAGGGTGCACCTGCCGAGGTGCTGAACTTCTGCGCGAACAACTACCTGGGTCTGGCCGATCACCCGGACATCCTGGCCGCGGCGCACCGGGCGTTGGACGAGCGCGGCTTCGGGATGGCCTCGGTGCGGTTCATCTGCGGCACCCAGGATCTGCACCTGGAGCTGGAACGACGCGTCTCGGGATTCCTCGGCACCGACGGCACGATCCTGTTCTCCTCCTGCTTCGACGCCAACGGTGGCGTGTTCGAGACGCTGCTCGGCCCGGAGGACGCGGTGATCTCGGACGAGCTGAACCACGCCTCGATCATCGACGGGATCCGGCTGTGCAAGGCGAGGCGGTACCGGTACGCGAACCGGGACATGACCGACCTGGCCGCGCGGCTCGAGGAGGCACGGTCCACTGGGGCCCGGCGGGTGCTGGTGGTGACCGACGGCGTGTTCTCGATGGACGGCTACCTGGCCCCGCTGGAGCAGATCTGCGACCTGGCCGAGCAGCACCAGGCGCTGGTGATGGTGGACGACTCCCACGCCGTCGGGTTCATGGGCGCCACCGGCGCCGGCACCCCGGAGCACGCCGGGGTGGCCGACCGGGTGGACATCCTTACCGGCACCTTCGGCAAGGCGCTCGGCGGTGCATCCGGCGGATACGTCGCCGGGCGGGCCGAGATCGTGGACCTGCTGCGCCAGCGCGCCCGCCCGTACCTGTTCTCGAACTCGCTGGCACCGTCAATAGTGGCGGCCACGCTCACCGCCCTGGATCTGGTCAGTGGTGCCGGTGAGCTGCGTGAGCGGCTGGCGGCAAACGCCGCACAGTTCCGGGAACGGATGACGGCGGAGGGGTTCGACCTGTTGCCTGGCGAGCACCCGATCGTGCCGGTGATGTTCGGTGATGCGTCCGTGGCCGTCGCGGTGGCCGAGGCCATGCTCACACGTGGGGTGTACGTGACGGCTTTCAGCTTCCCGGTGGTGCCGCGGGGGAAGGCCCGGATCCGGGTACAACTGTCCGCGGCACACACACCGGAGGACGTCGAGGCGTGCGTGACCGCGTTCGTCACCGCCCGGGACGCGGCCCGCGCAGCCCATTGA
- a CDS encoding tripartite tricarboxylate transporter substrate binding protein, whose amino-acid sequence MNRIPRIATTAALAASALTLAACSSGDDTGANSDADAGAFPEEDITLIVQAAAGGGSDLSSRALATELEEILGVSIVVENRPGASGSTAMQYVADQDPDGYTIGFVPVEIAMLGHQNFDVDPANYDFLGQIMLAPGVISVPTDSPYETLDDLVTAAQSEPLSVANSGAGSIWEAAALGLADSSGAQLTSVPFDGGAEAVTAVIGGQVDAAVGGTGETSAAYADGQLRPLAVFHDERHPALEDIPTAAEAGYELEFGGWGGIYAPVDLPDEVRSTLESAIEEAATSESFVSTIENTGAIAVYKNADEFTEFVNAEYERFGGLLGDS is encoded by the coding sequence ATGAACCGCATCCCCCGTATCGCCACCACTGCCGCACTCGCGGCCTCCGCCCTCACGCTCGCCGCCTGCAGCAGCGGCGATGACACCGGAGCCAACTCCGATGCCGACGCCGGAGCCTTCCCCGAGGAAGACATCACCCTCATCGTCCAGGCCGCGGCCGGTGGCGGCTCCGACCTCTCCTCCCGGGCACTGGCCACCGAGCTGGAGGAGATCCTTGGAGTTTCCATCGTGGTGGAGAACCGGCCCGGGGCGTCGGGCTCCACGGCGATGCAGTACGTGGCCGATCAGGACCCCGACGGCTACACCATCGGGTTCGTCCCGGTCGAGATCGCCATGCTCGGCCACCAGAACTTTGACGTGGACCCGGCGAACTACGATTTCCTCGGCCAGATCATGCTCGCTCCGGGCGTCATCTCGGTGCCCACTGACAGCCCGTACGAGACGCTCGACGACCTCGTCACCGCGGCGCAGTCCGAGCCGCTCTCGGTGGCCAACTCCGGCGCCGGCTCGATCTGGGAGGCCGCGGCGCTCGGCCTGGCCGACTCCTCCGGCGCGCAGCTGACCTCCGTCCCGTTCGATGGTGGCGCCGAGGCCGTCACGGCAGTGATCGGGGGCCAGGTGGACGCCGCCGTCGGTGGCACCGGAGAGACCTCCGCCGCCTACGCTGACGGCCAGCTGCGCCCGCTGGCGGTGTTCCACGACGAGCGCCACCCGGCGCTGGAGGACATCCCGACCGCCGCCGAGGCCGGCTACGAGCTGGAGTTCGGTGGCTGGGGCGGTATCTACGCTCCCGTCGACCTCCCGGACGAGGTCCGTTCCACGCTCGAGTCCGCGATCGAGGAGGCCGCCACCTCGGAGAGCTTCGTGAGCACGATCGAGAACACCGGCGCCATCGCGGTGTACAAGAACGCCGACGAGTTCACCGAGTTCGTCAACGCCGAGTACGAGCGCTTCGGTGGGCTGCTCGGAGACAGCTGA
- a CDS encoding tripartite tricarboxylate transporter permease gives MSAFAEGLSALLDPTVAVCLLVGLLIGTLVGMFPGVTGSMAVALAAGFTLTLDPVQGLAVLLTIYVGANYGDRIPAILVNTPGTPAAIATTLDGYPLAKQGKGGLALVSSAIVTTGGILLSVVVFIFAARPIASIALEFGPAEMFALVVFGLTVMISISSRSLLKGALAGIAGLAIATIGRDPITGDERFVFGLNDLNSGLPFIAVIIGLFGIAELFDQLLTHHPGTAQIVSSLGRWWPTRAEYKQMARPFALSSVLGTVVGAVPAAGGDIAGLIGWDRAKRMSKHPEKFGKGSLEGLTAADTASSATLGGSLTTTMALGVPGDSVMAVMLGSMLIWGLQPGPSMFVQRPELVASIAGIMIIATVLSLGISLVRSQGMVKILDLPRHYIWVGILLFCIVGTYTTSNNMYTVWVMLLSGVAGVIMKRTGFPPGPVVLGLLLGPLAESNLRRALLIDGPSTLVTQPIAAALLLLAVFSLAMPLIRRARAARKMNTTAQPVEVDRT, from the coding sequence GTGAGTGCGTTCGCCGAGGGCCTCAGCGCCCTGCTCGACCCGACCGTTGCCGTCTGCCTGCTCGTCGGTCTCCTCATCGGGACCCTGGTCGGGATGTTCCCCGGCGTCACGGGCTCGATGGCGGTGGCTTTGGCCGCCGGGTTCACGCTCACGCTCGATCCCGTGCAGGGCCTCGCCGTGCTGCTCACCATCTACGTGGGCGCCAACTACGGGGACCGCATCCCCGCGATCCTCGTCAACACCCCCGGCACGCCCGCCGCGATCGCCACCACCCTCGATGGGTATCCGTTGGCGAAACAGGGCAAGGGCGGTCTGGCGCTGGTGAGTTCAGCCATCGTGACCACCGGCGGCATCCTGCTCTCGGTCGTGGTGTTCATCTTCGCGGCACGGCCGATCGCCTCGATCGCACTCGAGTTCGGGCCGGCGGAGATGTTCGCACTGGTGGTCTTCGGCCTGACGGTGATGATCTCGATCTCCTCCCGTTCGCTCCTCAAGGGGGCGCTCGCAGGCATCGCCGGCCTCGCGATCGCGACCATCGGCCGTGACCCGATCACCGGAGACGAGCGCTTCGTCTTCGGCCTCAATGACCTCAACAGCGGCCTGCCGTTCATCGCGGTGATCATCGGCCTGTTCGGCATCGCTGAGCTCTTCGACCAGCTCCTCACCCACCACCCGGGGACGGCCCAGATCGTCTCCAGCCTCGGCCGCTGGTGGCCCACCCGCGCCGAGTACAAGCAGATGGCGCGCCCGTTCGCACTCTCCTCGGTGCTCGGCACCGTCGTGGGAGCGGTCCCGGCAGCCGGCGGTGACATTGCCGGGCTGATCGGCTGGGACCGGGCGAAGCGGATGTCCAAGCACCCGGAGAAGTTCGGCAAGGGGTCCCTGGAGGGCCTCACCGCTGCCGATACCGCCTCCTCAGCCACGCTCGGCGGCTCCCTCACCACCACCATGGCCCTCGGCGTCCCCGGAGACTCGGTGATGGCGGTGATGCTCGGCTCGATGCTCATCTGGGGCCTGCAGCCCGGACCGTCGATGTTCGTGCAGCGCCCCGAGCTGGTCGCCTCCATTGCCGGGATCATGATCATCGCCACCGTGCTCTCCCTTGGGATCAGCCTGGTGCGCAGCCAGGGCATGGTGAAGATCCTCGACCTGCCGCGGCACTACATCTGGGTCGGCATCCTGCTGTTCTGCATCGTCGGCACCTACACCACGTCCAACAACATGTACACGGTCTGGGTGATGCTGCTCTCGGGCGTGGCGGGCGTGATCATGAAGCGCACCGGCTTCCCGCCCGGCCCCGTCGTGCTCGGCCTGCTGCTCGGCCCACTCGCGGAGTCGAACCTGCGCCGCGCGCTGCTCATCGACGGCCCGAGCACTCTGGTGACCCAGCCGATCGCCGCTGCCCTGCTGCTGCTCGCCGTCTTCTCCCTGGCGATGCCCCTGATTCGCCGAGCACGGGCCGCCCGGAAGATGAACACCACCGCACAGCCCGTCGAGGTGGACCGCACGTGA
- the tdh gene encoding L-threonine 3-dehydrogenase, whose amino-acid sequence MKALYKAGPHPGLELVDRPEPEPGIGEVKIRVHTTGICGTDLHILDWDPWAASMVPAPLIPGHEFYGEVVAVGEMVHDVAIGELVSGEGHIVCGMCRNCRAGRRQLCIRTVSVGVQRDGAFAEYVVIPQENVWSHTREGGHAVTADLGAIFDPFGNAVHTALKFGVVGEDVLITGAGPIGLMAAAVVRHAGARYVAITDISPERLAIAERMGVDLALNVSGTPVDRAPEVLHLREGFDVGLEMSGHPSALPEMIRVMNHGGKIALLGLPSQSIDLDWSLVVTQMLTLQGIYGREMFETWNAMSSMLQTSDWLLHAITSVVTDRLPATEWEAGFAAAHAGAGGKVVLDWTTL is encoded by the coding sequence ATGAAAGCCCTCTACAAGGCCGGCCCGCACCCTGGGCTGGAGCTCGTCGATCGCCCCGAACCTGAGCCCGGCATCGGGGAGGTGAAGATCCGGGTGCACACCACCGGGATCTGCGGCACGGACCTGCACATCCTGGACTGGGACCCCTGGGCCGCATCCATGGTGCCGGCGCCGCTGATCCCGGGGCACGAGTTCTACGGCGAGGTCGTCGCCGTGGGTGAGATGGTGCACGACGTCGCGATCGGCGAGCTCGTCTCCGGCGAGGGTCACATCGTGTGCGGGATGTGCCGCAACTGCCGGGCCGGGCGCCGTCAGCTCTGTATCCGCACCGTCAGCGTGGGCGTGCAGCGGGACGGGGCGTTCGCCGAGTACGTGGTGATCCCGCAGGAGAACGTCTGGTCGCACACCCGCGAGGGCGGGCACGCCGTCACCGCCGACCTCGGGGCGATTTTCGACCCGTTCGGCAATGCGGTGCACACGGCACTGAAGTTCGGTGTGGTGGGCGAGGACGTGCTGATCACCGGGGCCGGCCCGATCGGCCTGATGGCGGCGGCCGTGGTGCGCCACGCAGGTGCGCGCTACGTCGCGATCACCGATATCTCACCCGAGCGTCTCGCGATCGCCGAGCGGATGGGGGTGGACCTGGCGCTGAACGTCTCGGGCACACCGGTGGACCGCGCCCCGGAGGTGCTGCACCTGCGGGAGGGCTTCGACGTCGGCCTGGAGATGTCCGGCCACCCGAGCGCCCTGCCGGAGATGATCCGGGTGATGAACCATGGCGGGAAGATCGCCCTGCTCGGTCTGCCGAGCCAGTCGATCGACCTCGACTGGTCCCTGGTAGTCACGCAGATGCTCACGCTGCAGGGCATCTACGGGCGGGAGATGTTCGAGACCTGGAACGCGATGAGCTCGATGCTGCAGACCAGCGATTGGCTGCTGCACGCGATCACCTCAGTGGTGACCGACAGGCTGCCGGCTACCGAGTGGGAGGCCGGGTTCGCGGCCGCTCACGCCGGGGCGGGCGGCAAAGTGGTGCTGGACTGGACGACCCTGTAG
- a CDS encoding dihydrodipicolinate synthase family protein: MTASRTCSIISAVPVPFTPAGDLDTDTFAATLRAIDAHVDGALIAGTTGEFPALDDAERLELFRVGVDVLGADRVIAHLGHGSTRQVLRLAEGTAALGISRFALLSPYYLPTDDDGVVEFFDALCRAHPAASVYAYLFPERTGMDVSAEVLGRVMALPGMVGVKLSGGASEQIAEYAAVLRDGQELYSGNDATLPGVLDAGGTGVVSGVSSAFPETFSRLARALRSGDEQEIAAAQADAAGVVALAGPSVTRLKAALAARSGASWSSRMALPTVDTATQAEIRTAVAQHG; encoded by the coding sequence GTGACCGCATCCCGTACCTGCTCCATCATCAGCGCAGTCCCCGTCCCGTTCACCCCGGCTGGTGATCTCGACACGGACACCTTCGCCGCCACCCTCCGCGCGATCGACGCACACGTGGACGGCGCGCTGATCGCGGGCACGACCGGTGAGTTCCCGGCGCTGGACGACGCCGAGCGGCTGGAGCTGTTCCGGGTGGGTGTGGACGTGCTCGGAGCCGACCGGGTGATCGCCCACCTCGGGCACGGCAGCACGCGGCAGGTACTCCGGCTGGCCGAGGGGACCGCGGCACTGGGCATCTCCCGATTCGCCCTGCTCTCCCCGTACTACCTGCCTACCGACGACGACGGCGTGGTGGAGTTCTTCGACGCCCTCTGCCGGGCGCACCCCGCAGCGAGCGTCTATGCCTATCTGTTCCCGGAGCGCACCGGGATGGACGTCTCCGCCGAGGTCCTCGGCCGCGTGATGGCGCTGCCGGGCATGGTCGGAGTGAAGCTCTCCGGTGGCGCCTCGGAGCAGATCGCCGAGTACGCCGCCGTGCTGCGGGACGGCCAGGAACTGTACTCCGGCAACGATGCGACCCTTCCCGGGGTACTGGACGCGGGCGGGACCGGTGTGGTCTCGGGGGTCTCCTCGGCCTTCCCGGAGACGTTCTCGAGGCTCGCCCGGGCCCTGCGGTCCGGGGATGAGCAGGAGATCGCCGCCGCACAGGCCGACGCCGCGGGCGTGGTGGCTCTCGCCGGTCCGAGCGTGACCCGGCTGAAGGCGGCACTCGCGGCTCGCAGCGGTGCGTCCTGGTCCAGCCGGATGGCGCTGCCGACGGTCGATACTGCCACTCAGGCGGAGATCAGGACGGCGGTGGCACAGCACGGGTGA
- a CDS encoding GntR family transcriptional regulator, translated as MDSRSAWRGSVAAVRPAPALGQHVVDHLRRLIITGELLPGTHLVEAQLSDTFDVSRGPIRDALRLLETEGLVESRRRGVFVIGLSIDDIDELYSLRRLIEAHAVALCMEGPERDFTAAQGAIEQMAQAADRQDSADFARADLDFHSAFYTVAGHRRLESVWLQYRPTFATMLSVTNAEDRDLGPTYRDHVELLQKISDRSTDALDLLNEHLEGSRRRMLAAYTRHFDTTPTKELSS; from the coding sequence ATGGACAGCCGTAGCGCCTGGCGTGGGTCCGTCGCCGCAGTGCGCCCGGCGCCCGCGCTCGGCCAGCACGTGGTCGATCACCTGCGCCGGCTCATCATCACCGGAGAGCTCCTGCCCGGCACCCACCTGGTGGAGGCACAGCTGTCCGACACCTTCGACGTGAGTCGCGGCCCGATCCGGGACGCTCTGCGCCTGCTGGAGACTGAGGGCCTCGTGGAGTCCCGCCGTCGCGGAGTCTTCGTGATCGGCCTCAGCATCGACGACATCGACGAGCTCTACTCTCTCCGCCGGCTGATCGAAGCCCACGCTGTCGCCTTGTGCATGGAGGGACCCGAGCGCGACTTCACGGCCGCCCAAGGTGCCATCGAGCAGATGGCCCAGGCTGCCGACCGTCAGGACTCGGCCGATTTCGCCCGCGCCGATCTCGACTTCCACAGTGCCTTCTACACGGTCGCGGGGCACCGCCGCCTGGAGTCGGTGTGGCTGCAGTACCGCCCCACCTTCGCCACCATGCTCTCGGTCACGAACGCCGAGGACCGTGACCTCGGCCCTACCTACCGCGACCACGTGGAGCTGCTGCAGAAGATCAGCGACCGCTCCACCGACGCCCTCGACCTCCTGAACGAGCATCTGGAGGGCTCGCGCCGCCGGATGCTCGCCGCTTACACCCGTCACTTCGACACCACGCCAACGAAGGAGTTGTCCTCATGA
- a CDS encoding LppM family (lipo)protein, giving the protein MKRILTALVAILGLTLLAGCLRVEGEVTISETDTLSGEVTVAVERAWMIEQGQDPESLVDGIEEDLAAAPDEGVTGQRYDDGEYTGITLTLTRTPLDRVASATGNALTITRDGDEYVVTGDFSELNATEDAAPWSVDLTVTFPNGVTAHDGDLSGSSVTWHLSSDDPALRATGPVPGAGEGLNVPWIPVIGVLVLLSGVAFGWFSWRKRRR; this is encoded by the coding sequence GTGAAGCGAATCCTGACTGCCCTGGTCGCCATTCTCGGCCTCACCCTGCTGGCCGGCTGCCTCCGGGTGGAGGGCGAGGTGACCATCTCGGAGACGGACACGCTCTCCGGGGAGGTGACGGTCGCCGTCGAGCGAGCCTGGATGATCGAGCAGGGGCAGGACCCGGAGAGCCTGGTGGACGGGATCGAAGAGGACCTCGCCGCGGCCCCGGACGAGGGGGTCACCGGGCAGCGCTACGACGACGGCGAGTACACCGGCATCACCCTCACGCTCACCCGCACGCCCCTCGACCGGGTGGCCTCGGCCACCGGGAACGCGCTCACGATCACCCGGGATGGGGACGAGTACGTGGTGACCGGAGACTTCAGTGAGCTGAACGCCACCGAGGACGCCGCGCCGTGGTCGGTGGACCTGACCGTCACCTTCCCGAACGGCGTGACCGCTCATGACGGCGACCTGTCCGGTTCGTCCGTGACGTGGCACCTGAGTTCTGACGACCCTGCCCTCCGGGCGACCGGCCCGGTTCCCGGTGCCGGCGAAGGGCTCAACGTGCCGTGGATCCCCGTGATCGGGGTGCTCGTGCTGCTCTCCGGGGTGGCGTTCGGCTGGTTCTCCTGGCGCAAGCGGCGCCGCTGA
- a CDS encoding exo-alpha-sialidase, translating into MSTAVPDFLQREFVAVDSPAWQQAHASSVLMADGAALVAWFGGTREGTPDNRIFVARRDSGAWSAPEVVAEGDVAHWNPVLATGPGGQTWLFFKRGSRISTWRTWVRRSADGGRTWSEAAELVLGPDGAAGRGPVKNPPVWLPGTWLAPASTETSGTDEPARWEPFVDRSTDGGRTWTPVPIPVDRAALRGPGLIQPTLVARPWGVLALMRSTEGTVYRSESTDGGRTWSPAAPTSLPNNNSGLTALSLPDGQMACVHNPVSGTGRPGARWCSR; encoded by the coding sequence GTGAGCACCGCTGTCCCGGACTTCCTCCAGCGCGAGTTCGTCGCCGTCGATTCTCCCGCCTGGCAGCAGGCGCACGCTTCCAGCGTGCTGATGGCCGACGGCGCAGCTCTGGTCGCGTGGTTCGGTGGCACCCGGGAGGGCACACCGGACAACCGCATCTTCGTGGCCCGCCGGGATTCTGGCGCCTGGTCCGCCCCCGAGGTGGTCGCCGAGGGGGACGTAGCGCACTGGAATCCGGTGCTCGCCACCGGCCCGGGCGGTCAGACCTGGCTGTTCTTCAAACGAGGCAGCCGGATCTCGACCTGGCGCACCTGGGTGCGACGCTCGGCCGACGGCGGCCGCACCTGGTCCGAGGCGGCCGAGCTCGTCCTCGGTCCGGACGGTGCTGCGGGGCGCGGACCGGTGAAGAACCCTCCCGTGTGGCTCCCCGGAACCTGGCTGGCCCCCGCCTCGACCGAGACCTCAGGCACCGACGAGCCCGCCCGGTGGGAACCGTTCGTGGACCGCTCCACCGACGGCGGCCGCACCTGGACGCCTGTGCCGATCCCCGTGGACCGGGCCGCTCTGCGGGGGCCGGGCCTGATCCAGCCGACGCTCGTCGCCCGCCCCTGGGGCGTGCTGGCGTTGATGCGCAGCACCGAAGGGACGGTGTACCGATCGGAGTCCACCGACGGCGGCCGCACCTGGTCTCCGGCAGCGCCCACCTCATTGCCGAACAACAACTCCGGGCTGACCGCCCTCTCCCTGCCCGACGGGCAGATGGCGTGCGTGCACAACCCGGTCTCGGGGACTGGGCGCCCCGGTGCCCGCTGGTGCTCTCGGTGA
- a CDS encoding TIGR03086 family metal-binding protein: MFDLTATTARTAGLATHVQDDQLADPTPMDAPVEQLVQHLLGLSVAFRDAAAKIDGPTTNTPPQPVTEPLPPGWRELLAERLTELAEAWQEPAAWEGMTRAGGVELPGEVCGLIALDEVLLHGWDLAVATGQAYQPGTDELEAIVPIVTPNPDPEQAAAEREGMFGAPVAVAADAPLLDRVLGMAGRDPAWRSGH, encoded by the coding sequence ATGTTCGATCTCACAGCGACCACCGCCCGGACCGCAGGCCTGGCAACCCACGTCCAGGACGACCAACTGGCCGACCCCACGCCCATGGACGCACCGGTGGAACAGCTCGTGCAGCACCTGCTCGGCCTGAGCGTGGCGTTCCGCGACGCCGCGGCGAAGATCGACGGGCCCACCACCAACACGCCACCGCAGCCGGTCACTGAGCCACTCCCGCCCGGCTGGCGAGAACTCCTGGCCGAGCGGCTCACCGAGCTGGCGGAGGCCTGGCAGGAGCCGGCGGCCTGGGAGGGCATGACGCGGGCCGGCGGGGTCGAGCTGCCGGGTGAGGTGTGCGGCCTGATCGCCCTGGACGAGGTGCTGCTGCACGGCTGGGACTTGGCCGTGGCCACCGGGCAGGCGTACCAGCCGGGGACGGACGAGCTGGAGGCGATCGTGCCGATCGTCACCCCGAACCCGGACCCGGAGCAGGCCGCCGCCGAACGTGAGGGGATGTTCGGTGCACCCGTGGCGGTGGCAGCGGACGCACCGCTGCTGGACCGTGTGCTCGGGATGGCCGGGCGCGACCCCGCCTGGCGATCCGGGCACTGA
- a CDS encoding VOC family protein, whose protein sequence is MTSRISHTSVDSRDAYAQSVFWSQVLGYTQDPENPDLPGDEECMIFSRDGRHKVLFIEVPEGKQVKNRLHFDLAPTDLTRDEEVDRVRGLGATQVADHRNPDGGGWVTLADPEGNEFCVLRGDLDREDPWAHMVR, encoded by the coding sequence ATGACCTCACGCATCTCGCACACCTCCGTCGACTCCCGCGATGCCTACGCCCAGTCGGTCTTCTGGAGCCAGGTGCTCGGCTATACCCAGGATCCGGAGAACCCTGACCTGCCCGGGGACGAGGAATGCATGATCTTCTCCCGGGACGGCAGGCACAAGGTGCTCTTCATCGAGGTGCCCGAGGGTAAGCAGGTGAAGAACCGGCTGCACTTCGACCTCGCACCCACTGACCTCACCCGAGACGAAGAGGTAGACCGGGTCCGTGGGCTAGGCGCCACGCAGGTGGCCGATCACCGCAACCCCGACGGCGGGGGCTGGGTCACGCTCGCCGATCCCGAGGGCAACGAGTTCTGCGTGCTCCGTGGGGACCTGGATCGGGAGGATCCTTGGGCGCACATGGTGCGCTGA
- a CDS encoding tripartite tricarboxylate transporter TctB family protein yields the protein MQSSETGPAPAPENQALAAGPSRRLEIVCAVIAIAGSALLVIAAQQIEVRNETGGIDPRWWPTVLGAAALTFGVVLAAVAVLRPPFSRDDLESATRVGWVRLVVSLAIAVVYLVLWPLTGYLIATLPMLVVLTWLFGGRGWRTLAVFPVAMTGFTYALFHLVLKVPL from the coding sequence ATGCAGAGTTCGGAGACCGGCCCGGCACCAGCGCCTGAGAACCAGGCGCTGGCCGCCGGGCCGTCCCGGCGGCTGGAGATCGTCTGTGCGGTGATCGCCATCGCGGGGAGTGCGCTGCTGGTGATCGCTGCCCAGCAGATCGAGGTGCGTAACGAGACCGGTGGGATCGACCCGCGCTGGTGGCCCACCGTGCTCGGTGCTGCTGCCCTCACGTTCGGCGTGGTCCTCGCGGCTGTAGCCGTGCTGCGTCCGCCGTTCTCCCGGGACGATCTGGAGTCCGCCACCCGGGTCGGATGGGTGCGACTCGTCGTGTCCCTCGCCATCGCGGTGGTCTACCTCGTCCTCTGGCCGCTCACCGGGTATCTGATCGCCACGTTGCCGATGCTGGTGGTCCTCACCTGGCTCTTCGGTGGCCGCGGCTGGAGAACCCTGGCCGTCTTCCCGGTGGCCATGACGGGCTTCACCTACGCCCTGTTCCACCTCGTCCTGAAGGTTCCGCTGTGA